ttagcaaaCTTTCTTTCTTTGGGTGTGAAGCTGGATGTTGACATAAATGAAAGGACTGACTCAGTCTCTTCAGATGATGGCTCCTGAGACTTTGTTGCCTGTAACCCAGTGACAACAGAATTGGCACCTTCCTGTATGGCTCTCCATTCAGTGCTGTTCAAGTCTGAGTCTTTGTCCCAAGTAGTGTCATCACTGTCCACTTCCTCATCCATGTTCCAACCATCGGGGACCTTCTgcaaatttttttgtttgtgggtAATCTCAGCTTTCTTCTTTCTGACAGCAAGCTTCCTTCTCTGCTTGGGCATGGCAGATGTTATGCATTTCTGAAGCAGGTCATCCTCAGAATCCATGCTGACAGAGCTTGGTGAACTTTGTTCTTCATATTGGTTCTGAATAGTTACAGATTTAGTTTGTGGTACCATATTCATTGATTTTTTGAGTCTGTTTTTGTACCATACTTGCTGTGCTTTTGATTTATGGCCCTCAAACTCTGCATCACTCAGCGAACTAAGAGAGGAACTGAGCGAATAACAAGCCAGGGATTCATCCTTTATTAGGTTCTGTTTTATCCAGTGAAACCCCCTGGGCTTCAATTGCAAATGACCTATCCTGCCAACATTAGTCATGCTATGAGATAGAGTATTTCCAATTGCGTCCTTGACCTGGTTTCTGCTTATGCATTTCATTGACTTGTCTTTGTCATTTTGGTTGTTATGGAAGCAGCTATTGTCTTctgaatatgtcattttttgaaaGGCTGTGTTTTGCTTTTGTGATCCTAGATTAATGGTGCTTTCAGTGTTTCGTTTAATAATGGGCAGTTCCAGTTTTCTGGAAGATTCTTGATCATGCCTCTTTTTGTGTTGGTTGGGAGATTGATCACGGTTTCTTTGGCTGACTCTATCAGCTACTTCCTTGCTCTGCATCAGCACCCTCTGAGTGGGAACAACATGTTTGCTCGTTGGGTTCATTTGACCACATCGTGTATCAGGGTGATAGTTGATTCTGTTGGGTTTGTGGAAGTGTGAAAATATCCTCAAGTCTTCAATCCTCTTTGCCTCATCATTGAGTTCCTCTTTATTTATTATACCTTTAGCTGAGCAGTCTTTAGCCCCCCTGTCTTTCAGTGGATAGTGGAGTGTTTCATCACTTACTGATGTTGTGCTTGAGAAGTTGACAGGAGTGCCTTCAGCAGAGTCTGTGAAAGATGAATCATCAAATTTTAACTCTTTTTGTGCGATTACAATTCTCTTTCCAGGATACATTTGGGTTTTGCCATTTGGGAGCATCATGTACAGAGGAAGATGTATTGGTTTTCGCATCTGGGAATTCAGAATATGAGGGTGAATTGTGGTCATCAAGGAAGGTCTTACTTTTCTGAACTTGGAGGGCATTGCTGAGTTGATGCATTCCTTCAAGATTTCTATGTCATCGTCTGAGTTGCCCTCACTATATCTCTCAGCCTGTTCTGGACCATGTGCTTCTTCATCGGGAATTAGAAGATTTTTCTCACTTTGTTGGAGAAGGGGGGTCAATTTCAGCTCTACATCTTTCTGTATATAGTGTTCATGAAGTGGTAATGCACTCAAGCTTGAGGCACAAGAAAAGTTCTCAGTGGGCTTTTCCACAGTGAAGTAGATCATGGTGTCCAGGTCAGGGGGAAGGTTTAACCTCTCCTTGGGATCTGTGATTTCCATGAACCTTTGCAAGCTACTTTCCCACTGACCTGCTATTCCTGTGGTTTGTATTTCTGGTACATTCGATTCAGCGCAGCATGGTGTCTTGCTTCGACTAGGAGGCATTGTTTGTCCTGGGCTATCTGGAAGATCACTGGGGCTTATTGTCCCATCAATCATCTCACTGCATGGATCACTTTGTATTGAACTAGCAATAGAAGGAGACTCAAAGCTCCCCAGTGAACTGACTGAGCTACATCGGCTCATCATTAAGGGTGTTTCATGGATGTAGTTCTCAGATGAACTAGAAGGAGACCTGTCTTCAAATATGGCTGATGAAGTACCCTTTAGGAACACTTTTTCCCTTTTAGCAGGACAGGGGATCTCAAAAGAATCTGTCTCTTTGCTTGGAAATGTTTTAGAGTCTGTTATAAGCAGCTGGCTGTCACTGAGATCTTCCAATGTCTCATCCTCTACAACTTTTTTGACCTCTTCTCCATCATCCACTTCAATTATTTCTAAAGATGAGTCACTCTCAAGctcattttcactttgtgcatcCAGTGCTCCATCACCAGACGAAAGTGAGGACAGCGAGCTGCAACGAGAAAAGCAGATTGGTGTGTTCTCCACAGAGTATTTTTGGACTGTCTCCATAGATCCAATGATTGGACTTCTACTGGATGATACTGGAGAAAATTTGGTAATACTTCCACCAGTCATTGCAGTTGGTACCCATGCTTGCCTTCTCATTGCTTGGGCAGCTTGAACATTGATTGTTGTCTTTGCTACACCAAATTTTGCCACACTCTGAATGAGGGGAACCTGTTGATAAGATGGTGATAGTTTAACGGAAGCCATGCTAACATCAGAGGAAACTTTAGTGGATGCACTGATGGGTGTTTGTAAGTGAAGATCCTGATTCCTTTCCACGTTAAGGTTATGGCTGAGTTCAAGAACTTTTGCATCTTTGTTGTTCCCAGAATCTCTCTCTGGTATATCTTGCTCTCCTGTCTCAATGAGGAGAGTGTTCTTTGCATTAAGGTGTTCTGGATGAGAAACTTTGAGATCAAGTTGGTTGGGGCGTTGTTGGTTGTTTAGAGTTTTTGGAGTGTGGTACATTTGACCTTTGCCACCACCGTAACCGTCGCTAGTACTGCCGCTGTTTAGGCTGTCTGTTGATACACTTGTGTGGGCAGTTCTGAGTCGCATTAAGGGGTGAACTCTACTAAGGCGGTCCCTAGTGGCCAAGCTGCTTGTATCAGAGAGGTGGCATGGGGAGAATGAAGTTGCCTGGGCTTCATTTAACTCATCCAGGCCATAAGGCCAGTCTGCCAGGTGGTCCTCAGAGCTGAGGCTTAAACTATCCTCAGAAGATGTATGCAGGGTAATGTCTTCCACTAGCCTGTCAATTTTGGCAACAGTACTGGTGATCTTTTTAGCTAGCTTCTCTGCAGCTGCAGATACATCATCAGCAGGTGTGTGTCTCTTAACCACTATTTCTACTGGGTCTATGTCTCTCTCAGGCTCACTGTCTCTCTTGCGTGTTTGATTTTGCACAAAGTTGGAGTTTGTGAGAAACATTGACAACATGGAGAAGCTCCCAGTGTCCAAGCTGCTGGAGATATTTGGGGCCTCATCGTCATCAAAGCAGCCAGAATCTGATGCATAATCTTTTGCTAGACTCTCAATGTGCCTTAGCGGCTTGTTGAGGCTTAGATGCTTTGGACTCTGTTTCTCTAGGGTATCAAAAGTCTCTGCTAGGTGCTTGGTATCTAGCTCTGCCTCCAGAGCCTTCTGTTTCCTCATGTAGAGTGAGGGCATGCAGGAGCCAGGGGACACAACTGCTGCATCCTTATACTTCAGTGGTCGATTAGAGAGAAGGTTCCTTAATGCTGCCGCACTTCCCATTGCAATCAGCTTGTGTTTTGAGTGGATAAGGTTGCGCAGCATGCAAACAGCTCCAAGGTCCCAGAGTAGTTCCTGGTCTTTGGGACTTCGAGCAGATAGGTTCCAAAGAGTCCCACATGCATTGCTGACAATGGTCAGACTGTGGGAGCGCAGGTGCTGCAGCAGAGTCTGGAGGCAGTTGTGATCTCTGAGGATTTGCCTGCATAGAAAGACAAAAAGTTTTAAGAATGTGTTATGTGATAAGCTTGAAACTACATTCAATACAAATGTATAAATGGTCATTTTACTAGGACATTTTCAAAGCATGAGGTATTTCTGTTTTTATGGCTTTAGTAATATGCCAGTAGGAACAGGTTGGTTTAAGAAGATTGCATTATTTAAGCCAAAATT
The nucleotide sequence above comes from Thalassophryne amazonica chromosome 10, fThaAma1.1, whole genome shotgun sequence. Encoded proteins:
- the apc2 gene encoding LOW QUALITY PROTEIN: adenomatous polyposis coli protein 2 (The sequence of the model RefSeq protein was modified relative to this genomic sequence to represent the inferred CDS: inserted 2 bases in 1 codon), with product MAKATASYDQLAHQVEALRKENSHLRRELEDNSHHLSKLETETTGMKEVLKQLQNKLDQEAGTLASSGRSDVLHQLQELHMDLTNYYELKHQQHNLRLLPDGLGGVGTAGIDGGGLDEHPALPNSSCSSLALGVGRARSPLGASSRQSTAPGAGTAIMLPHHFLDGAPPNTAVIADTDGRNSDHHLEELYKERNLLLGEIDREEREHCWYFRQLEALSQRLAHLPRIDMFSLQMDLIRQQLEFEAQQVRSVMEERFGTSDEMVQRTQIRVARLEQLEKELQEARGNQENQLQLSGTEKPPAGEPENNILSGAAARTEAPADGGNKMEMVFWLLSMLANRDKEEMSRTLLALSSSQDSCIAMRKSGCVPLLVQILHEAPSSDSKETLIGGTTGCSREAKSRTSATLHNIIYSQPDEGQARREMRVLHMLEQIRSYCDSGWDWIESHTGTPSPAGAKTTEIPEPVDPQICQAMCAIMKLSFEEEYRRAMNELGGLQAVADLIHLDQDMFGMQNDPINMALRRYAGMALTNLTFGDVANKATLCSRKSCLHALVAQLASDSEDLHQVVSSIVRNLSWRADISSKRVLRDIGCVSALMTCALQATKESTLKSLLSALWNLSAHSIDNKMMICSVDGALGFLVSTLTYRCQTNSLAIIESGGGILRNVSSLVATREDYRQILRDHNCLQTLLQHLRSHSLTIVSNACGTLWNLSARSPKDQELLWDLGAVCMLRNLIHSKHKLIAMGSAAALRNLLSNRPLKYKDAAVVSPGSCMPSLYMRKQKALEAELDTKHLAETFDTLEKQSPKHLSLNKPLRHIESLAKDYASDSGCFDDDEAPNISSSLDTGSFSMLSMFLTNSNFVQNQTRKRDSEPERDIDPVEIVVKRHTPADDVSAAAEKLAKKITSTVAKIDRLVEDITLHTSSEDSLSLSSEDHLADWPYGLDELNEAQATSFSPCHLSDTSSLATRDRLSRVHPLMRLRTAHTSVSTDSLNSGSTSDGYGGGKGQMYHTPKTLNNQQRPNQLDLKVSHPEHLNAKNTLLIETGEQDIPERDSGNNKDAKVLELSHNLNVERNQDLHLQTPISASTKVSSDVSMASVKLSPSYQQVPLIQSVAKFGVAKTTINVQAAQAMRRQAWVPTAMTGGSITKFSPVSSSRSPIIGSMETVQKYSVENTPICFSRCSSLSSLSSGDGALDAQSENELESDSSLEIIEVDDGEEVKKVVEDETLEDLSDSQLLITDSKTFPSKETDSFEIPCPAKREKVFLKGTSSAIFEDRSPSSSSENYIHETPLMMSRCSSVSSLGSFESPSIASSIQSDPCSEMIDGTISPSDLPDSPGQTMPPSRSKTPCCAESNVPEIQTTGIAGQWESSLQRFMEITDPKERLNLPPDLDTMIYFTVEKPTENFSCASSLSALPLHEHYIQKDVELKLTPLLQQSEKNLLIPDEEAHGPEQAERYSEGNSDDDIEILKECINSAMPSKFRKVRPSLMTTIHPHILNSQMRKPIHLPLYMMLPNGKTQMYPGKRIVIAQKELKFDDSSFTDSAEGTPVNFSSTTSVSDETLHYPLKDRGAKDCSAKGIINKEELNDEAKRIEDLRIFSHFHKPNRINYHPDTRCGQMNPTSKHVVPTQRVLMQSKEVADRVSQRNRDQSPNQHKKRHDQESSRKLELPIIKRNTESTINLGSQKQNTAFQKMTYSEDNSCFHNNQNDKDKSMKCISRNQVKDAIGNTLSHSMTNVGRIGHLQLKPRGFHWIKQNLIKDESLACYSLSSSLSSLSDAEFEGHKSKAQQVWYKNRLKKSMNMVPQTKSVTIQNQYEEQSSPSSVSMDSEDDLLQKCITSAMPKQRRKLAVRKKKAEITHKQKNLQKVPDGWNMDEEVDSDDTTWDKDSDLNSTEWRAIQEGANSVVTGLQATKSQEPSSEETESVLSFMSTSSFTPKERKFAKDKKANKPLDFAQRKPVPNLPVVFRGRTVIYTPKKETALSQRPPPRKIPAKQDVPKNPSLAQHRSKSLHRLGQPLDTELSLPKRSSTPPPRIPKSSSSGSSQSSTPSKQSQKKLASPTQTNKAVEKKNATPASSPPTCSLNERKGRSPAMNHGGKTPPPKTQKSPVRIPFMQCSARQPRPLSPLVTNQTKRQSNQVSGKRVLPANQFDLVRMSSVHSSGGDSDHSGFLRQLTFIKESKTVLKREGSSCNMHGSPHGSPRKAVPKAPAVFLCSSRCQELKAVVHAPRRIQGKGPGQAQHDHRPNSVFPMKTYPTREPSNERDLSIRRPTRRTSSESPCRVAQRNGPDQISGVKQLQDKDTFKRHASSPSINILNRVTSRSSLHSSSSDSSGKAKSEADRNKKGQRSGSWLNDRVTWRRIRDKDVPYILKNTLPSNALPLVPSSDEEKTKPPVLPRKLPTVLLASRKTSDATVQTDDLSNKINSSTSPTVDTAPVTSEEIARLALLRNMSTTFVNNFQDGDSEGSLRSHSTVSMGTDSHVSGVVHFRQGSPSKAARITPFNYIPSPMACCLQDVXSQAATINEKSGEKNDS